The nucleotide sequence GGAACAAGTTCGAAATATTTTTGAGTTCGAAATATTTTGTGACGGGATTGTACCGTTAGCTATATAGATcgtagatctttatgcaaaataataattttatgcaaGAAACAGCGGTTTGGATTGGGTTGTTCTCAATAATTATAAGAAATTGATTTTAAGGCAACAGTTCGCTGAAATTCTTCTGACGTTTTtatgtttaatattttaatttttgtcaTTTTTTCTCTTCTACGTAACCACTTGCCATATGATTAGGCAACTAGAATGATTAGAGCTTCTTTGTCATCCATAGTTCCctataaaaaatatgtatatatatttttctctaATTGTTAAATGTTGACAAAAGAAACAGCAGATTAGAACTTTATTTCAGATTAAAAGAAACGGAAAAGATACGTATCCAATAAATCGTGCTTTTCGTCACGGGACTGACTCGATGTTACAATGCGCGTGGTTAAAATGACACATTTGGCAAGAAGGGAAATTAATTATTGTTTGACTTGCTTTCAGGATACGGGAACGTAGATCTGAATGGACGAACTCATACCGGATTCGCAATTGCTCAAACAACCTCTAGAAACGGTTCCCGGCTTTCGACTGCTCGAGCGTTCCTTCGGCCGGCTAGAAATCGGCCAAATTTGCATATAATGCTCAACTCCACGGCAACCAAAATCCTATTCGACAACAACAAAAGAGCGGTCGGCGTGGAATTCGTTCACGACGACAAATTCCATCGCGTATCGGTGGCCAAAGAAGTCATCATAAGCGGAGGTAATTACGTTACATAATAAGAATCATTAGAATTTTCGTAATGTGACTCCAGTATACCGTTTAAAACGAGTGTACTCGATTCCATTGATCGACGCATCTCTTCATTGACAAGGAAGTTATACGTATGGTAACTAGACTGTTATAATGCTATACCATTACcactacggatctttatgcaaaatgagaTGCCATGATTGCGAAAGTGATTTCCTTGAGACAAGCACAATCTATCGATAGCGCATTTGTTGCTATTATACATACAATAGTATACAAAGAATActacgtaataataatatagggTAGTAAAAACGGTGTTACCATAAGGTgcccaattgctgtgccttcggttttcttcgggcataattaactttaaaaTTGAATAAGGCGTATTAAATTTTAGTATTCTtctatttgtttcttttttttaagaAATAAATTGAATATGTCTTGCTCGATAAATATATGTAAATTATACCCGAAAACAAACCGAAGGCACAGCAATATTGGTCATCCCACAATAATCGGCTCTAACAACGGGAAtctaaatattattgttattattattagcacATCAATAAAAATTCGATCATTTGTATAAAACAGGCGTACAAATTGTATGGAAAGTGTAAAATATGTACATACGATATTCGAAGCGTCGAGTGTGCTACCGAATATAATTATCTAAAGAACCACCTTCAACCTGCAAAATTATCACGTAAGTTTATGGAACTTGTCCTCTGTATAATACTTCGACCGATAGGTGCAACTTTACAACTGTTACATTATGCAATGTGACTGACAACTTAGTATTTCACTATCACTTTTCTTGGCACAAGGTGAGCCTAATGAAACcagtaatatttttaaatattcagtTATAGCGACTTTATAATCATTTactaaatataacaataagttCAAAACCGATGTTTTCTAAATGCTAATGAATTACTAGACGGTACGTACATCCAATGACTTTTCAATTTCAACATCTTTTCACCTGCGAAATATTTTGAAGATCATTGCAAGTCGAATATCTTTATTTTAACCGGAAAAGGTATTGAGAGTCTCTCTGAGTAATTTATATATAGACTGTAGAaatgttaataaaataaaataaaatgttcctcTGCCTTATGCAACGTTCTATAAAATCACCGAGTACTTGTAAAAGGCAGCTACCAATATGCAATTCGTGCTTATTAGACTAGGAAATCAGAAAGGAAATCGTTTCAGTAATGAGATCCATCGGATCTGTAATAACGCACTGACATAAACAGTTTCTCTCTGATTGCTTCATCCAATTCAGTAGCtcgataattatatgtatatgagATCAGAATTTCACGCGCGTCGTCCTTAAACAGATGCGTGATAGCGGTAATTAGTCGATAAATGGTGAAGTTATTCAAAGAACGAAATGTTTCAAGGAATCGGAAATCTTGGCTCAGAACGTTTATCGTACATTTATTATATCAATCTGACCTCGGAAGTCTGTATTTAGAAATTCTTCATTAAACGGAGGAAATGTGCGTCTATATTAAGCGAAAGCTATTGTATCTCAAGAATGAAAATTAGTTACAAATTGCGCGAAGAGTTCTGCCACTGACAATTCAATGTTATAATACTGTAAAGTGTCAGATTACTATCTAAAGTTGTTCAACTTGGTTTCCATTTATTTATACAGCACGAAAATACgggatattattttattcttgcaACAGTTAGCATATCAAATCTAATAGAGGATTTCAACGATGTCTCTAAtaatattcacgcgaataaTTATCCAATGTGTCCCATCCCGTTGTTCTGCGCTATAATTGTTTTCGTCTAACTGAATATGCTGAGTCACTGTTTACACAAGAATCAAGCATCGATATCCACGCGGATAATAGAAATTTCGTGTCCTTCGCAGGACAAGTATTACATATAGCAATCGCCGCGAAAGAGGACACGTTCGGTTAATGCGCTATTGATGACTCTTGTGTACACAGGGCAATTATAGTGTGAAGAACATTGAACCCAAGGTTGCCCACGGTTCCGATTTTCGTTACGAGTGGCCTATCGATATCGCCAGTCGCTCGGAGTCGCAATTTTGTCTGGTCATGCTATCCCAAGTGACGCTTCAAAGGCAATTCATCGTCAGTAATTAAATCGATCTGAATACAACACAACTCGTTGCATAAATCAGAAAAGCTTTAATCCTTGGATTGCAGTTGCCGGGTCATTTTGATTCAATGTATTTCGATGGTCACCGAAAGTAATGTTTATATTATGCAAATTCTTTATCATCGCCGTTttacaaatataattattattatataattatattggtttgaaatataattataacgATTATATAAATGAAAGATAGTATTATATCGTACTTCGTTCGAACGAATTATTGTAAAATAATGTctcaaataaaataacaaatcatttcaCGCAAGATATTGAACTAAATTAATGAATTGATATAAAGCACGAAAGAGTTCCTAGTTTTGCCGCATTTGCTTTCACAAGTGTTCTTGCTTCGAAAAGTTCGTCAGAGAAACGTCCGGTATTAAAGTAAATCTGTATTCCAGACGCAGTCGGTACTGTCGACACGGTGAAAACAGAAAGTATTCgagattttatttgaataagtaTTTGCTCgaatgaaaattaaaacgaaaaaTGAATTCCAATGAATTccaaataacaaaataatccgaggaaaaatgatttaaatcttcgaattatttcaaataatatttagcCAGAGAAGCTGCTGTATTATTTTAGCAATTATTTTCTACATAATTTGAACGAAACCAAGCCGGCACGAAAGAAACGGAAACATTTCGTTGCATGGTCACGTTCTCTCGCTCATTCGTCACCTAAAGCGGAAGTGAAATTTTAGAAAAGCGTATGGTCACCGGCTGACGTTTTACCGAGAATTTATTTTACCATGTTCTGCAAAAGGATCGTTGAAAGTTCAACGGCCCGCGAGAAGGCTCCGAGGTATCCTCATTTACATGTCTTTGgcatttctttttttaaggTGCCGTAAACTCGCCACAAATACTTCTGAATAGCGGTATCGGACCTCGCGAGGAGTTGAACGCAGTAggagttccggttgttcatgatCTGCCTGGTGTCGGCAAAAATCTTCACAATCATGTCGCCTACACGTTAGCCTTCACTATCAACGACACCGACACCACTCCCCTCAACTGGGCCACTGCGATGGAGTACCTGCTCTTCAGAGATGGCCTGATGTCCGGCACAGGTAAACAACCTCTTATCCCACCATTTTCTATCTTTTCTTGAAATAGAATCAGCGGTAGAGTGGTGTTAGATAATGATAAATCGAGATGGAATAAACAGGGCGAATTTGATAAGTGGACTGTAATTTTGtttttctctttccttttttaTGAAAAACCATGAGTAAAAATCGTAGATTAATTTTTGAGAGGTCATTGTAAAGAAGATATCTCCCGTGTTTAAGTCATACTTCATCCTGTAAAATGAGGCCAGACAGgatgttatataattatttaacacGAAATTACAGGGGTTTTTTAAACATCAACAATTTTTCGACTATAATTCCTTTAATTGAATtgtagaatctcgattatcgAAATTAATCGTGGGTGTTCAGATACTAGAACAGTTACCTAGGTATAGCGTTAAACTAAATCTTCACGAATTTGTACAATAAagcatattatatgtatatagatcAAATTCTACTGAAATTAATATCATTTGAGATATATTAACCCTTATCACTCCAGGAACATCTCAAATGAATTGTTTAAGATACTGAAAATAAGACGCTACATAAAAATCTTGTAGTGCTAACATTGTCGATAACGGTAAACAAATAtcgaatattaaaaaaatagcaCGTAAAGTACAACCACTggctatatttgtatatttctcgTTCTTGAGTTTAAagtgaaaatgaaaaaaaaaacagattcCATCGGGCCACCAGTCTTATAACCGTCGCGCAGAAAGAGTTTAATACAGTGTCCAGACAGTCTGTAATTATTATGAATGAAGCACTTCCTGGATAGAGAATATCTATTCGCATTTAACAGCAAAAAGTTACGTGCTGCGTAACACAACGACGAAAAAAGTGGCAAGAAGCAACTGAAAGCAAAACTTAAGTAAGATGCAACAAAGAGTAACAATGAGAGGAGAAAAACGAGCTCGGTCGATGCAGTTATGTCCGAAACGATTGATCCAGAGAGGCTCCTTTGCAGATATCCAGTGAAAGCGTATTGCACAATGATCTTGTTCATGTTCACCGATCAAAGATGGTGCAACCGGGTTCCTATCGGTCTGTTTACCGTCATTTAGCCCGAAGCCGACTTAGAAGTCGGTCACAAGGGGGGTCCTGTGGTACTTCCCTACCAGACCGTTCCATGAACCCACGAGGCTGAtgatatcttgaaatgcatcCACGCTGGAACAATATCAGAGACAGTACCACGTCGACATAACTAATTCCGACAATGGGTCTCCGTTGAACTCGAAAATCCTTGCGATTGCATTGACAAAGCAGCGTTGACAAATTACCTACGTTTACCTACCTTCATTTATGCAAATACACGCCTGTAATCAAAATTAAACATGATAAATTTAATTTCAGGGACTCGTTATATCGAGATGTTGCTGCAAGGTGGCCTCAGTAGACTACCTTGCAGCAAATGTAAACATGACTCGTGTTTACATTTTCGAGACATCGTCGCTTAAATATGATCATTTCTTTGTATCGATAGTATCTCCCtgatcttttatttcttttcttaagcTTATCGAATTTGTTGAACATGATTCGTTTCTGACAAATACGCGAATCCTATACTCTACGGCTCAATTAATGTATGAACTTTTCGTGAATCGTTACATGCAGCGTTTGTCCGTACAATCCTGATCATATATTTTATTCTGTAGTCGAAACatgaaaaagaaattcaaaatataCATTTACTTTTCTACATTCGGTCAAGTTATATCTGTATATAACTTGACCGAATGTAGAAAAGTAAATGtatattttgaatttctttttatatatattttttatatatatttctttctaTATACAGATATAACTTGACCGAATGTAGAAAAGTAAATGtatattttgaatttctttgATATATCTGTATATAACTTGACCGAATGTAGAAAAGTAAATGtatattttgaatttctttttcatGTTTCGACtacagaattttttaaaatatatacccGATCAGTTTGTATAAAAGTTACGTGTCATTGATGACAATACTCTCCTATCCGTTCTGCCGTAATCCAAATTCGAACAGGAATTAGATAGGAACAACTCTGATCAACAAAAAGCATGGTTTACGATCTGGTTTCTCTCCGAAAACGGCGCTATAATTTTCTAACCATACCCAAGTCGTTAAAGACAGGTTCTAAGCCAAACAGGATAGTAAATACCTCGAAAATGGTAGTCTCTCTCGCATGGCACCTAACGAACTAATTTCACTTGTTTTAATCAACCTACTGTTCAACGTTAAGGGGTTTCTACATAAGATACAGATCTTACAAATTCTGATGACAATCATCTGTGATGCAGCTACGATTCATTGTATTGAAATCGTTGCAAGATTTTTTCTCAGCATTGATTTCGTGCGCAGAATTTATGCATTAATTTCGTAACAACGCCGACATAACTTTCTACAAAATACTTCCGGTTTGAGTAGCAACAGGACGTACGTTTTCCAATTGCCTTCGGTCAGACAGTTTCAAATCTCGATTCAGAAATTATGAGATAGATCGGTATGTATTATACTTCTGGAAAATGTGATAGCGAACGACGTTTATTGCTGGATATGTGGAACTAATTATTATCGCTTTGAGACCATTTCAGTTTTCATTGCTAGACTGCGAATCCTTGTGCACTCATGAAACCTACAAAGTAAAATACAAGAAAGCATTTACCATTGCcagaaattaataatatataataatacgtaCGTCCATGCACTGCAAAGTACATATCAAGGTGTTCGATAAAGCGAACAAACCAGTTTTCGATACCTGAATTGTTCATGCAAAACCGTTTTTTTGTTAGAATTGTTTCATCATTTTTCACGTCAAGGAGACGCACCGCAGGATGGGTTTCTAAACCGCGCGATCTACAAGTTATTTAGAGAAAGGAAAGTTGCAATAGAAGACATCGGTAGTACATATCAGGTTTTCGAACATTCATAATATGATTTTTTCCGAAACGAGACGAATCAACCGCAGACCTTTACGTTTCTTTCGCAAGTTATTTCGTaacaacaaaaagaaaagacctTTTTACATGATTGAAAACTCATTCAGCTAAGGATTAAGTAACAAAAGCCGGCAATTGAAAGATTTTTAAATAAGGAATATATGTTTTTATCGCGTGTGTGTAAATGTTTTACAGGTATATCGGAAGTGACCGCCATGATAAACACGAAGTACGCGAATCCAAAGGAGGACCATCCGGATATACAACTAATTTTCGGTGGTTATTTGGCGGATTGTGCTGAAACTGGCATGGTCGGCGAGTCAAAGGGTGCAAACCGCACTATCTACATTATTCCGACGTATCTGCACCCGAAAAGTCGTGGTTACCTCCGTTTGCGGAACAACGATCCTCTctcgaagccaatgatttatcCGAAATACCTAAACCATCCCGACGATGTGGCCGGCCTTGTTGAAGGTATCAAATTCAGCATTAGATTGGCCGAGACCGGAGCTCTCAGCAGGTATGACAATCCCTTCTCTAAATAGACAAAATACATAGGACGTCTCACCCAATTTCAGCTGTCGGAAGACACAATCTAGAGTTATTAGTTCTTTCATGGGTGAGATTCGCACACGTGAAGCCCATGCGAAGGTCAattttgctttttttttaatgaaatcatGTACGTTTTAATGCATCAACCTAGCTCGACATAACGACGAACATATTATTTACTTATGTCGgtttatttaaataaacataGGAGATACACGAAGAAGAAACATACTAACAAATTGTAGTTACTTAAACATGCAATATTACACAACGATGTGTCAAAGCGATCGACACATTTTGCAAATTATAAAACATGAGAAAATGAATCAAGTGTCAATTCGTTTACAGAAATTCATTCTCATCTAATCACGCAGTAATTAATTCGAGAATATTCAACAACATATTTACATGAACCGAATTTCATCGAGTCTTGTAAGACCTAAGAGAATGGAGTAATATCATAAAAGTAATTGGCGTAATAATGAAAGAAACTGTGTTCAATTTCAAATCTGTAATGTTGGATTCGTTAACTAAATTACTACGACTGGATACGAGATTTTTTGTGGTAGCGATTCGACGATACAACATTTATCATTTACTGTTGTAAGAAaccgttatttttatatttcagatACGGATTCCAGTTGGATCGCACGCCGGTAAAGAATTGCGAGCACTTGAAATTCGGTTGCGACGCTTACTGGGAATGCGCTGTGAAACACGATACAGCTCCAGAAAATCATCAAGCAGGTTCCTGCAAGATGGGGCCTCCGGATGATCCTTTGGCTGTAGTAGACAATCAGTTGAGAGTCAGAGGCGTCAGAGGTGTCAGAGTGGCTGACACCAGCATCATGCCAAAGGTCGTTTCCGGTAACACGAATGCGCCTGCCATCATGATCGGTGAACGGGCTGCTGACTTTGTCAAGAGAACCTGGGTAGGATGAATAATACAACTTTTCAATGAAGAGAGACGCATTTGGAGTGGAAACGCTATTGGCAACGGGAAGAAGTTGATATGTAATGTTGATAATGTGAAACGACAATCAAGTATTTAGCTTCGATGTAACGATGCGCGACGATGTTTCTTGACTACCGCATTTCTTGCGACAAGTATATGTTAGGGAAAccggaaattaatttttagtcGCGCTGTAACGTCGTATAGTGTTTTAAGAACACGCAAAACTCATTGAAAATTGGACCAAGTAATTTCTATAAAATCTCTTCAGTTTCTTTCTGTCCTCCGCGAACTTCAAGATTTGTTCGAACATGACAACGAAGCTTCAACCATTAGCCCTTTTTTTTAGAAAAGGGTACGACTTACTGTAAATAGTTCGAAAATAGTATCAAGTATTACCGATAGATAGAATTTACACTATTATTTGTATATCTTAATGGAGACGCAATCTTCTATATCTGCGATtctttcgaagataatccgttCCTCGATCTTTACAACAATCACTATTAATGTTTCTAAATAAGTGTAATAACTTGTAGGGATTAAATTTTAGGAATTCATATAGAATATCCGAAATAGCCTTGATAAAAGTACGTACTAGTACTATATAGTATAAGCGACGTACAATGGAACCTTGTTCATTCGATAATCGATCAACAGATTGATTACCTGAAAACTCGGATATCCTAACATCGTCAATTTCCTTTTAATTAGAAAAATACATATTCGTATAAACGATTTACCTGTGTTTGTTCTTCCTGTAAAGATGATTTTTAATAGTGCCTATAATATTTCCGAAAAAAAtcacattatttttttattacgaACAGAAGCGTAATAAATTAAATCTCGGCGAAAGAGTCTCCAAAATTAACATGAAATTGCTCaagcattgctgaaattaagaaaataatgtgtCTAAATTAATGTCTAAAGATTATGAAAACTGATAAGAAATGTTTAAGTATAGACTTTTTTACGATTTTGGAAGTTCTTAAAAATCTAAGGTTTTTCAAATCCATTTTCTCTTATGTTccctattttttttaataaaatgaacTTACTACGCACAAATGTTTCTACTTAatcttaaataattgaaattatagATCCAGACATTTTTTTAGAAATTATCATGTTATATGTTCCCACGCGAGACTTTTACTGCGTGTTGGTTGTAATAAATTGGCagtaatattctaataatagtaataatattatatttgtgaCATTTTTAATAATGTAAGAACACTTTATCGATTCTTCCGAACTCGCACTTGTACTTCACGTATACGTACGTATAAACATACGTATAATTCGTAACACGTAATAGTATTTGTTGTCATTTCTTAATTTCCTTGAAAGTGAGTAAACAAAGTTTCTTCAGTTTTTCtctgaattgaaatataataaataaatattctaatGAAATATCTGAATATTCTTCCCCGATCATATGTCAGAATTTCGGATACCCGAAAGTTTCCGGGACCCGATATAACTTCGAGTACTCAAAAGTTCGGATCCCGACCCGATCAATGGCAAACCCGACTCGGGGATCGGATACCCGAATTTTCAGGTAACCGCACATCCCTAATAATCAAGGTTCTATTGTAATTCAAACGATTGTTAATAACTTATACAACACAAAAAGATGACATTAATAAATGTCGAATCACTTCGGTCGCAAATAAATGTAATTTAAATATAGTTTACCTACTATTTTAGCTGTAAGCTATtataaaaattgattaaaagaattaaaaactgTAAAAGTATTCATAAAAATAGGACCAGCAATATTATTGTCATAGGAAAGAATAAAATGTTCAGCATAAAAGTAatgtagaaaatatagaaataaaaaaatatgcgTAAAGCATCTAATATATACCTTGCTTTCATTATCCCATAACAATAGAAAAAGTTTCTTATAACATTTGTTAAAGAACCTTTAAATGAAAACTCTAGATTTGTATATGATATGATCAAAATGACCTCACCTCGAACTGAATTTGCGCTAAGAAAACAGTTTCTTTGTccataaaatgaaaaaaatgttcgtAAAAGATAGGCGTGGCTGATATAGATAACGTTCAGATGCTTCCGTGCGGAAGCAATCCAGGGACACTTAAGTAACAAGAGCGTTTCGATTTAAGGTGACAATAAGTCGATATTGACCGATCTGAATTGTGGACCAAAGGTGTGACTTATGCGTTATTGCCTCGTTATCTTTCATTGTATCATACATATTTACagtattattacatatttacgAATACTACAACGGATTCGACAGAAACATAATTTTACGAATTATCCTTTATGAATTCACTATTGTGAATATATATGAGTAATGGATATTGATGTATTTCATCATCGTTTTGGTATAGTACATGTGATACAATGACGAGTCTCTTGAGAATGTTGAAAAACAAGATTCGTGCAAGAGTCCAAACAATAACATGAATCAGAAGATACGTGCAAGTTAATTAGCATAAATTCAATTCACCAATTTACAAATACGCTACAAAGTAATTAACATAAACTTAATTCACCAATTTAAAAATACAGGATTTTTAATGGGATTTTTTTGTTTTGATTTAAGGAACGTCAGATTTTGATAAAAGGTTTACGCAAACTGCTTGCTAGTTTTACTTAATGTCCAGAAAAAATATTGACATTCATATTTTCATGGTCGAAGTTTTTATGCTCTTCCCGTCAGGCTAAATGCTTACGTCATAAAAGCACATATTGAACGATTTTCTACGAACGAAACTCGTGAAATCATCGATGTGAAATGAAATATAATGAATGATTCTTTTTTGAGATTTTAAAAGTTGTTCATGAAATCACTTCCACATATGAGAAGAATACTAAATGAATTGAATGCTCCTGAAATTAGACAACATAAGTGGAGACGTTATTGAATTTTTGTATAGTGCATTTATTTTTCACATACATCTATGGTTACAATCTTTCCTTATAGTCGCTCATTTCACAACCCTAAATACTAAATgcatttaatagtaatatttatcACACACGACACACGCACACAAATGAAACGTACACAAATCCTGATCACATACATTCTCCCAATATCAATGGAAAATCGTCTATTCGAATTACCGTTGTTCTTCAATTATCGTCATACAACTTAAATTATGTAATCTTAATAATAAAGGACTAGATTCTTACGCCCTTCTTCTCCTCCTTTGCAAGCCAATGTCATATAAAAAAATTCCATCCAAATTACACTGAATTAGTAATAACTGCTTCGCCTGCGTTTGCTGCATCTGTACATCTTGCGTATTTTTTggatgtctctcttactgaatCCTTCTCGTTGACCCAATTGTATATTAGTTGCAGTCTGAAATATTCCACATGAACCACTTATAACAGGCTATTTCAAAGCAATGATTGTTGATTTTTTTAAGTTCTGCACGTATTATTGTCCTCGGTAATTCTGATATGTacactgcgaatctttatgcgttCATGACAAAACTTGATACGTCGATTATACAATAAAACTttagaagaatttgaagatgctattatatatattctttgTAACTTTTGTTAAAATTAATAGAGGAAGCAATAAATCTCTGTGCAGTATCGACACCTTGcaaaattaatgcaaacaaattttcattttgttAAAAAAATATCCACAGTTTAGTGATACGTAATTTAAGACTGAAACAGATCACGCTTTCAATTCTCCCTTTTGAATTCCTCTAAGATAATCAATAATTACGGTTTAATGAATTGCCCACCTTTGGGACTATGGTAGGCTGGCCGTTCCTCGAAAACGCGCCAGCAGAGTAATGCATTACGCTACCGTA is from Megalopta genalis isolate 19385.01 chromosome 4, iyMegGena1_principal, whole genome shotgun sequence and encodes:
- the LOC117218409 gene encoding glucose dehydrogenase [FAD, quinone], yielding MSCNCPLTPSTGPTLASTCGGPSFMLFMGLLEVFLRSQCDLEDPCNRPIPPNSVNSRYDFVVIGGGSAGATVAARLSEESRFSVLLLEAGLDEPTGTQIPSFFFNFIGSNIDWQYSTESEDGACLNQNDKKCYWPRGKVLGGTSVMNGMTYMRGSRKDYDDWARLGNVGWSYQDVLPYFIRSEDNLQANTMDYGYHGVGGPLTVTQFPYHPPLSYALLEAGKELGYGNVDLNGRTHTGFAIAQTTSRNGSRLSTARAFLRPARNRPNLHIMLNSTATKILFDNNKRAVGVEFVHDDKFHRVSVAKEVIISGGAVNSPQILLNSGIGPREELNAVGVPVVHDLPGVGKNLHNHVAYTLAFTINDTDTTPLNWATAMEYLLFRDGLMSGTGISEVTAMINTKYANPKEDHPDIQLIFGGYLADCAETGMVGESKGANRTIYIIPTYLHPKSRGYLRLRNNDPLSKPMIYPKYLNHPDDVAGLVEGIKFSIRLAETGALSRYGFQLDRTPVKNCEHLKFGCDAYWECAVKHDTAPENHQAGSCKMGPPDDPLAVVDNQLRVRGVRGVRVADTSIMPKVVSGNTNAPAIMIGERAADFVKRTWVG